GAGTGAGCGGCCCCGCCGCAGGCCCCCGGCGCCGCCGCCCCCGCCACCCCCGCTGCTGCGCCGCACCTTCCGGGCGGGCGACCCGGCCAAGCGCATCAAGATCGGTGGGGTCATCATCGTCGTCATCATGATGCTGTTCGCCGGGCGGCTCACCCAGATCCAGGGCATCGACGCCGACACCTACGCCGAGGCCGCCGCCAACCTGCGCCTGCAGACCATCGACATCCCGACCCTGCGCGGGCAGATCACCGACGTCAACGGCAACCCGTTCGCGCTGTCGGTGGAGGTGCGCACCGTCTTCGTCGACCCCGAGGAGGTCAAGGAGGAGGAGCGCGACCAGCTCGTGGACGAACTGGTCACCCGCTTCGACCTGGACGAGGACGAGGTGGCTGCCAAGGTCGACGCCACGCCCAGCCGCTACCAGGTGGTGGCCCACCGGATCTCGCCCGGCGACTGGCAGGAGATGCGCGATCTCGGCCTGTCCGGGGTCGGCGCCGAGGTCGACTACGAGCGCGTCTACCCCGAGGAGACCGGCGCCGCCGACCTGGTCGGTTTCGTGGGTTCCGAAGGACACGGCCTGGAGGGGCTGGAGGGCTACCTGGACGAGACGCTCTCCGGTGAGGCGGGCAAGCGCCAGGTGGAGGTGGGCAGCGACGGCACCCAGATCCCCATGGCCGGCGGTCTGGTGCGCGAACCCGAACCCGGCCAGGACGTGCGGCTGACCCTGGACCGCGACCTCCAGTGGTTCGCCCAGCGGGCGCTGGCCGAACGGGTGGAGGAGCTGGACGCCGAAGGCGGCAGCGTCATCGTCACCAACACCGACCACGAGATCCTCGCGATGGCGGACTACCCGTCCTACTCACAGAACGACATCTCCGCCACCGGACCCGAGGAGTGGTCCAACGGCGCGGTGGCCGAGACCTTCGAACCGGGCAGCACCAACAAGGTGATCACCCTGGCCGCGGCGCTGGAGGAGGGGCTCACCACACCGGAGACGGTGTACACCGTGCCCTACTCCCTCCAGTACTACGACCGGACCTTCCGCAACTCCACCAACAACGGCACCCAACGGCTCACGGTCAACGGGATCATGGCCCAGTCCAGCAACGTCGGCACGATCAAGATCGCAGACGAGGTCGGCCGCGGGACGCTGTACGACTTCATGAAGGACTTCGGGCTCGGCCAGCCGACCGGCCTGGCGCTGCCGGGCGAGGAGGCGGGCATCCTCACCGACCCCGACGACTGGTGGGGTACCCAGCTGCCGTCGGTGTCCATCGGGCACGGTCTTTCGGTGAACGCCACCCAGATGGCGCTGGTCTACGCCACCGTGGCCAACGGCGGAGTCCAAGTGGAACCCCGGCTGGTCGCGGGCACGGTCGACCCGGAGGGTGAGTTCACCCCGGCCGGGGAACCGGAGAAGACCCGGGTGGTCAGCGAGGAGACCGCCGAACAGCTCGCCCTGATGCTGGAGGCCGTCACCGGCGACGGGGGCACCGCACCGCAGGCCCGGATCGACGGTTACCGGGTGGCGGGCAAAACCGGTACCGCCAACCGCCTCGACCCCGAGACCGGCGCCTACAACGAGAACGACTACACCGCGACCTTCGCGGGCTTCGCCCCGGCGGACGACCCGGAGCTGATCGTCCAGGTGGTCCTGCACAGCCCGAGGGGGACCATCTACGGCGGTGAGGCCGCGGGGCCGGTGTTCAACGACATCATGTCCTTCGCCCTCAAGACCATGAAGGTTCCTCCGACGGGCACCGAGCCGCCAGCCATCCGCCTCTTCGAGGAGGAAGACGACTCGTAGGGCTGGAGAGGCCCGGAGTCAGACCCGGGTGCGGACGGCGCGGATGTGTTCGGGGCCGGTGCGGCAGCAGCCGCCCACGAACACCGCGCCGTCCGCGCACCATCCGACGGCGGCCTCGCCGAAGCCCTCCGCTTCGGAGCTGCCGGTCCACCGCTGACCGGCG
This DNA window, taken from Nocardiopsis exhalans, encodes the following:
- a CDS encoding peptidoglycan D,D-transpeptidase FtsI family protein, with translation MSNPRDRNPRDPRRPGATGRSGSRPSKRPQREPRRPADGSRVRPGAAGAGRGSTARPARRASERPRRRPPAPPPPPPPLLRRTFRAGDPAKRIKIGGVIIVVIMMLFAGRLTQIQGIDADTYAEAAANLRLQTIDIPTLRGQITDVNGNPFALSVEVRTVFVDPEEVKEEERDQLVDELVTRFDLDEDEVAAKVDATPSRYQVVAHRISPGDWQEMRDLGLSGVGAEVDYERVYPEETGAADLVGFVGSEGHGLEGLEGYLDETLSGEAGKRQVEVGSDGTQIPMAGGLVREPEPGQDVRLTLDRDLQWFAQRALAERVEELDAEGGSVIVTNTDHEILAMADYPSYSQNDISATGPEEWSNGAVAETFEPGSTNKVITLAAALEEGLTTPETVYTVPYSLQYYDRTFRNSTNNGTQRLTVNGIMAQSSNVGTIKIADEVGRGTLYDFMKDFGLGQPTGLALPGEEAGILTDPDDWWGTQLPSVSIGHGLSVNATQMALVYATVANGGVQVEPRLVAGTVDPEGEFTPAGEPEKTRVVSEETAEQLALMLEAVTGDGGTAPQARIDGYRVAGKTGTANRLDPETGAYNENDYTATFAGFAPADDPELIVQVVLHSPRGTIYGGEAAGPVFNDIMSFALKTMKVPPTGTEPPAIRLFEEEDDS